The window CCGGTTTTTATTACGCCAGGATCATGCGCCTGACTGGGAGCAGCCTCGGCTTCTGACAGAACTCTTTCAGGAGGGGGATTTGATCCGCTATGGGGATATTGTCACTTTGAGCCACTATCTTTTAGCGGGTGCTCAGGATATTCCAGCTCTTTTTGATGCTTCTCCCCGGGCCTCTTTGGAGCCGGGGGTACGATTTATTGCGGTGCAAAATCCTCTTCTTGGCAAAAAGGGGGCGTTTAGCTGGCCTGGTAATTTTCGTCAGGGGGGATTTCAGCTTCAACCGGGGGGGTGGCTTGGGCTTTCTGCCGAGCGCCCCATTTCCTGGCGCAGCTTGAAGTTTCGGGTGCAAAACCCTTCACAGCAAGCTGTTACCCTCTCTTGGCGCGCTTGGCAGGATGGCTTTACCTCACCTCCGGATCATCCTGGTTTCAGCGTGCCGCCGGGAGCGGACGATTGGTTTATCCTGGCGGAACCTCCTGGCACGGGGGAGCGTTTTCAGCTCTATCTTCCGGTGGACTCTTCTCAGCTGGTTCGGATCAAGGGGATTCGCACGGATGGTTTGACTCGGCCTCGTTTTCCCTGGGGGAGTGGTATTCGCCTTCATTTTGATCGCAAAGCAGGTTTTCCCAGTCAGTGGCAGCTGCGTTTTGACGGCTCCAGCTTCAGTCGGTGGATTCCTTTGGGGCATGATGCTCAGGTGATTGCGGATGGTGGGTTTACGCTTTTGCTGGAGCTGGATCCTTATGACCATCCTTAGGGAATTTTCTCTGAAATGAATCAAGATCCTTATTTGATCTGCCGAAGAGGAAAGATGGGAAAAAACTTGCGCCTCTTGGGGTTTACGGCCCACGATGGTGTGATGGATTGACCGCCAACGAAATGATGCCATGAAAAAGACTATTCTCGTCACGGGTGGGGCTGGCTTTATTGGCTCCAATTTTGTTCATCATCTGATGGCCCACTACCCTGATTATCGCATTGTCGTGGTGGACACCCTTACCTATGCTGGTTCTTTGAACAATTTACCGGAGCCTTTCCGCAACAACGACAATCCTGACTATCGATTTTGGTATGGCAATGTTTGCAATGCCGAGTTGATTCATGTGTTGGTATCGGAGGCGGATTATGTGGTTCATTTTGCGGCTGAGACCCATGTGACCCGTTCGATTTTCGACAATTGGCTTTTTTTCCAGACGGATGTTATTGGCACGCAGGTAGTGACCAACGCCATTTTGAAATTCCGGGAGAAGGTGAAGCGTTTTATTCACATTTCCACGTCTGAGGTGTATGGCACGGCGATTGGTGCATCCATGGATGAGGAGCATGCGTTAAACCCCATGAGTCCGTATGCCAGTGCCAAGTGTGGTGCGGATCGGTTGGTATATTCGTATTGGGCGACTTATCAGGTACCGGCGGTGATTATTCGTCCTTTTAACAATTTCGGTCCTCGGCAGCATTTGGAGAAGGTTGTTCCGCGATTTATCACCAGTGGGATTATGGGTGAGCCTATGACGGTTCATGGTGAGGGTGAGGCGGCGCGGGATTTCATTCATGTGGATGATGTGTGTCGTGCGGTGGACATGATACTTCATGCTCCTTCGGATAGGGTAGAGGGGGAGGTTTTTAATTTAGCCAGTGGTGGTCATCGTTCCATCAAGGAGATTGCTCAGGATATTTCTCGTTTGATGGATTTGGATGAGGCCAGTGCGGTTCAGTATTGTTCTGATCGTCCGGGTCAGGTGGTGCGTCATACTGGCAATGCTGAAAAGTTGAAAAATCGTTTAGGTTGGGAGCCTCGGTTGACTTGGGAGGAGGGTCTCAAAAGCACTATTCAGTGGTATCGGGATAAT is drawn from Magnetococcales bacterium and contains these coding sequences:
- a CDS encoding GDP-mannose 4,6-dehydratase, translating into MKKTILVTGGAGFIGSNFVHHLMAHYPDYRIVVVDTLTYAGSLNNLPEPFRNNDNPDYRFWYGNVCNAELIHVLVSEADYVVHFAAETHVTRSIFDNWLFFQTDVIGTQVVTNAILKFREKVKRFIHISTSEVYGTAIGASMDEEHALNPMSPYASAKCGADRLVYSYWATYQVPAVIIRPFNNFGPRQHLEKVVPRFITSGIMGEPMTVHGEGEAARDFIHVDDVCRAVDMILHAPSDRVEGEVFNLASGGHRSIKEIAQDISRLMDLDEASAVQYCSDRPGQVVRHTGNAEKLKNRLGWEPRLTWEEGLKSTIQWYRDNPDHWREQQWMRTVPIVTAQGKLEYH